In one window of Comamonas testosteroni DNA:
- the glnA gene encoding type I glutamate--ammonia ligase: MAKTVADVMQMVQDNEVKFVDLRFTDTRGKEQHVTVPVSHFDEDKFTSGHAFDGSSVAGWKGIEASDMQLVPDPNTANIDPFFEETTLILQCDVIEPGDGKAYDRDPRSIAKRAEAYLKASGLGDTAYFGPEPEFFIFDGVRWGTEPHNPFFEIEEYEAPWNTGTKFETGNRGHRPRNKGGYFPVPPVDSTQDMRAEMSLLLEAVGIPVEVFHHEVAGAGQNEIGTRFSTLVERADWTQLQKYIIWNVANTYGKTATFMPKPYAGDNGSGMHVHQSVWKDGKNLFAGDGYAGLSDFALYYIGGIIKHARALNAITNPGTNSYKRLVPGFEAPVKLAYSAKNRSASIRIPYVSNPKGRRVEARFPDPLMNPYLGFAALLMAGLDGVENKIHPGEAATKDLYHLPPEEDKLVPTVCHSLDQALEALDADRAFLTKGGVFSDSMLDAYIELKMGEVTRYRQSVHPVEYDMYFSL, from the coding sequence ATGGCGAAGACCGTTGCAGACGTGATGCAGATGGTGCAGGATAACGAGGTCAAGTTCGTGGACCTGCGCTTTACCGATACCCGCGGCAAGGAACAGCACGTGACCGTGCCCGTGTCGCACTTTGACGAGGACAAGTTCACCTCGGGCCATGCTTTCGACGGCTCTTCCGTTGCCGGCTGGAAGGGTATCGAAGCCTCGGACATGCAGCTGGTTCCCGATCCCAACACTGCCAATATCGATCCCTTCTTTGAAGAAACCACGCTGATTTTGCAGTGTGATGTGATCGAGCCCGGTGATGGCAAGGCCTATGACCGCGATCCCCGCTCCATCGCCAAGCGTGCCGAAGCCTATCTGAAGGCCTCCGGCCTGGGCGATACCGCTTACTTCGGTCCCGAACCCGAATTCTTCATCTTCGACGGCGTGCGCTGGGGCACCGAGCCTCACAACCCCTTCTTCGAAATCGAAGAATACGAGGCTCCCTGGAACACTGGCACCAAGTTCGAAACCGGTAACCGTGGTCACCGCCCCCGCAACAAGGGTGGCTACTTCCCCGTTCCTCCCGTTGACAGCACCCAGGACATGCGTGCAGAGATGTCGCTGCTGCTGGAAGCGGTCGGCATCCCTGTCGAAGTGTTCCACCATGAAGTGGCTGGTGCCGGTCAGAACGAAATCGGCACACGCTTCTCGACCCTGGTCGAGCGTGCCGACTGGACGCAGCTGCAAAAATACATCATCTGGAACGTGGCCAACACCTACGGCAAGACGGCAACCTTCATGCCCAAGCCCTACGCTGGCGATAACGGCTCCGGCATGCACGTGCACCAGTCCGTGTGGAAGGATGGCAAGAACCTGTTTGCAGGCGACGGCTATGCCGGCCTGTCCGACTTCGCCCTGTACTACATCGGAGGCATCATCAAGCACGCTCGTGCCCTGAACGCCATCACCAACCCCGGCACCAACAGCTACAAGCGTCTGGTTCCCGGCTTCGAAGCGCCCGTGAAGCTGGCGTACTCGGCCAAGAACCGCTCGGCTTCCATCCGTATTCCTTACGTCAGCAACCCCAAGGGTCGCCGCGTGGAAGCCCGCTTCCCCGATCCTCTGATGAACCCCTACCTGGGTTTCGCAGCTTTGCTGATGGCTGGCCTTGACGGCGTGGAAAACAAGATCCATCCCGGCGAAGCCGCGACCAAGGATCTCTACCATCTGCCTCCCGAGGAAGACAAGCTGGTGCCTACCGTCTGCCACAGCCTGGATCAGGCTCTGGAAGCCCTGGACGCCGATCGTGCGTTCCTGACCAAGGGCGGTGTGTTCTCCGACAGCATGCTGGATGCCTACATCGAGCTGAAGATGGGCGAAGTGACTCGCTATCGCCAGTCGGTGCACCCTGTCGAATACGATATGTACTTCTCGCTGTAA
- a CDS encoding sterol desaturase family protein, whose protein sequence is MDWLVQMFGEAQQRLFEGVVQPFLFHFGMANLLEDGYTATGWLLVGLLQIAVMVAVIVPLQRWRPVEPVVDRQAIRVDILYTLIHRLGLFRLALFFTTEPLWNSLMGQLHVWGLPGFHLDDIWPGVTDNGWVSLLMYLVVFDLVEYWIHRGQHGFAWWWKLHAVHHSQRQMTVWSDNRNHLLDDVIHDAIIVLVAQLIGVAPGQFVAIVALTQLSESFQHANVRIWFGQLGERLWISPRFHRRHHAIGIGHEPMAPVRNKKVHGNNFGVLLPWWDILFGTANFDLRYDPTGIRDQVQANAKGQLRDYGRGFWAQQWLAVLRLMGRA, encoded by the coding sequence GTGGATTGGTTGGTTCAGATGTTTGGTGAGGCGCAGCAACGTCTGTTCGAAGGCGTGGTGCAGCCGTTTCTGTTCCATTTCGGCATGGCGAACCTGCTCGAAGATGGCTACACGGCCACGGGCTGGCTGCTGGTGGGGCTGCTGCAGATAGCAGTCATGGTCGCGGTGATCGTGCCGCTGCAGCGCTGGAGGCCGGTCGAGCCCGTGGTGGACCGCCAGGCGATTCGTGTGGACATCCTCTATACGCTGATTCATCGGCTGGGACTGTTCAGGCTGGCCTTGTTCTTCACGACGGAGCCGCTGTGGAATTCGCTCATGGGCCAGCTCCATGTCTGGGGCTTGCCGGGCTTTCACCTTGACGATATCTGGCCGGGCGTGACGGACAATGGCTGGGTCAGTCTGTTGATGTATCTGGTGGTCTTCGATCTGGTCGAGTACTGGATTCATCGAGGCCAGCACGGCTTTGCCTGGTGGTGGAAGCTGCATGCCGTGCACCACTCGCAGCGCCAGATGACGGTGTGGAGCGACAACCGCAATCACCTGCTCGACGACGTGATCCATGACGCCATCATCGTGCTGGTGGCCCAGCTGATTGGAGTGGCTCCGGGGCAGTTCGTAGCCATCGTGGCCCTGACCCAGCTCAGCGAGAGCTTCCAGCATGCCAACGTGCGCATCTGGTTTGGCCAGCTGGGCGAGCGCCTGTGGATCAGCCCGCGCTTTCACCGCCGCCATCACGCCATCGGTATTGGCCACGAACCCATGGCGCCTGTGCGCAACAAGAAGGTGCACGGCAACAACTTCGGCGTATTGCTGCCCTGGTGGGACATATTGTTTGGCACGGCCAACTTCGATCTGCGCTATGACCCCACTGGCATTCGCGATCAGGTGCAAGCGAATGCAAAAGGACAATTGCGCGACTATGGCCGTGGCTTCTGGGCGCAGCAGTGGCTGGCTGTCCTGCGATTGATGGGTCGCGCATAA
- a CDS encoding polysaccharide deacetylase family protein has translation MQRRCFMLGSLVGSLPAVPAFAAEASKKMASGTCSKAVYLTFDTGHMGIAQWVAQVLQKHKVSVTFFAANEATKEGGSSLGDFWAPWWKARADEGHQLASHTFDHMYWLADIRDKATGQVTHFKVKPSAGPRAGQSFVVSADEYRQEIARSAQRLTQITGRKTLPLYRAPGGKTSPALIAAAQQGGFQHVGWAPAGFLGDELPSDKYPNERLLAQALKNIGNGDILLAHLGIWSRQDPWAPAVLEPLIVGLLDKGFCFRTLAEHPAYQGWIAQHR, from the coding sequence ATGCAAAGACGTTGTTTCATGCTCGGCTCGCTGGTCGGCAGCCTGCCTGCCGTTCCAGCCTTCGCTGCCGAAGCTTCAAAGAAGATGGCTTCAGGCACATGCTCCAAGGCGGTTTACCTGACTTTTGACACAGGGCATATGGGCATTGCCCAGTGGGTCGCCCAGGTTCTGCAAAAGCACAAGGTGTCCGTCACATTCTTTGCCGCCAATGAGGCCACGAAGGAGGGGGGCAGCAGTCTGGGTGACTTCTGGGCCCCGTGGTGGAAGGCGCGTGCCGACGAAGGTCACCAGCTCGCATCCCATACCTTCGACCATATGTACTGGCTGGCCGATATTCGCGACAAGGCCACGGGCCAGGTCACGCACTTCAAGGTCAAGCCCTCGGCCGGGCCCAGGGCCGGCCAGAGCTTCGTGGTGTCTGCCGATGAGTACCGGCAGGAGATTGCGCGCTCCGCCCAGCGGCTGACCCAGATCACGGGCCGCAAGACCTTGCCGCTGTATCGTGCTCCGGGCGGCAAGACATCGCCGGCGCTGATTGCCGCAGCGCAGCAGGGCGGCTTTCAGCATGTGGGCTGGGCGCCGGCAGGCTTTCTGGGCGACGAGCTGCCCAGCGACAAATATCCGAATGAACGCTTGCTGGCCCAGGCACTCAAAAACATAGGTAACGGCGATATCTTGCTGGCGCACCTGGGGATCTGGTCGCGCCAGGATCCCTGGGCCCCGGCGGTGCTGGAGCCGCTGATCGTCGGTCTGCTGGATAAGGGTTTTTGCTTTCGTACGCTGGCCGAGCATCCGGCGTATCAGGGCTGGATTGCGCAGCACCGCTGA
- a CDS encoding EI24 domain-containing protein, whose amino-acid sequence MLASMSLLLDSFWRALAYCLHKRVIVWSLLPLLAMALMAWLLGYFFWADAVLKVQSLLDGVGWLHSLWLWLQGLGLGYASEVVASIFVVLGAMPVLVVLVLLLVGLFMAPVLTQLVAEKRFVGLEKKHGGSTVASLVWSGGSTLIALLALFVTLPLWVFPPLMLVVAPLIWGWLTYRVMAFDALSEHASKDERRALFARHRMSLILMGVICGYLGTAPGVVWISGLLFLAAFWILVPIAIWIYALVFAFSALWFAHFCLAALEQMRAQTMPSAADPQVPLAPGADDSGGAASVAR is encoded by the coding sequence ATGCTTGCCAGCATGAGCTTGCTACTCGACTCTTTTTGGCGTGCCCTGGCGTATTGCCTGCATAAGCGGGTCATTGTCTGGTCACTCTTGCCGCTGCTGGCCATGGCCTTGATGGCCTGGCTTCTTGGTTACTTCTTCTGGGCCGATGCGGTCCTCAAGGTGCAAAGCCTGCTGGACGGGGTGGGCTGGCTGCATTCCTTGTGGCTATGGCTGCAAGGGCTGGGCCTTGGGTATGCCTCGGAGGTGGTGGCCTCCATTTTTGTGGTGTTGGGAGCAATGCCGGTACTCGTGGTGCTGGTTTTGCTGCTGGTGGGCCTGTTCATGGCACCAGTGCTGACGCAGCTGGTGGCCGAGAAGCGCTTTGTCGGGCTGGAGAAAAAGCATGGCGGCTCTACCGTGGCCAGCCTGGTCTGGTCGGGTGGCTCCACGCTGATTGCGCTGCTGGCCTTGTTTGTCACTTTGCCGCTATGGGTGTTCCCGCCGCTGATGCTGGTGGTGGCTCCCCTGATCTGGGGCTGGCTCACCTACAGGGTCATGGCATTTGATGCCTTGTCCGAGCATGCCAGCAAGGATGAGCGCCGGGCCCTGTTTGCCCGTCACCGCATGTCACTCATTCTGATGGGGGTGATCTGCGGCTATCTGGGCACAGCACCCGGTGTGGTCTGGATTTCCGGGCTGCTGTTCCTGGCCGCTTTCTGGATTCTGGTTCCGATTGCGATCTGGATCTACGCGCTGGTGTTTGCCTTCTCTGCACTGTGGTTTGCTCACTTCTGTCTGGCTGCGCTGGAGCAGATGAGGGCGCAGACCATGCCGAGTGCCGCTGATCCACAGGTTCCGCTTGCACCTGGTGCAGATGATTCGGGTGGTGCAGCTTCGGTGGCTCGCTGA
- a CDS encoding beta-propeller fold lactonase family protein, translating to MDSEKVVVVGRLSIGRTGAAVALVVGVGAAAWLGASALPGFKSAKAAAPAVAAVPAVTPAAAVPAGAAPALPAAVKPAQAARAVQGPTPIFVLNSLDASISVIDPQTWKEQSRIPTGKEPHHLYLTPDEKSLVVANALGDSLTLVDPRTGAVQRVIRDIVDPYHLRFSPDMKWFVTAANRLNHIDFYRWDAATQTPTLVKRVSTGKTPSHLFIDAQSKTLYSTMQDSDALVAIDIATQTIKARVPTGPMPADVYGSPDGKKLFVGLTGGEGVEVFDITAPEPRSLGQIKTAAGAHAFRAAGDDRHLYVSNRVANTISKIDMLSSQVVANYPAPGGPDCMDVSADGRYIFVASRWARKLSVIDTVEKKVVNQVNVGKSPHGVWTLSHAAR from the coding sequence ATGGATTCTGAGAAGGTGGTGGTTGTGGGACGTCTTTCTATTGGGCGCACTGGCGCTGCTGTGGCATTGGTCGTGGGCGTGGGCGCTGCGGCATGGTTGGGGGCTTCGGCCTTGCCCGGTTTCAAGTCTGCCAAGGCAGCCGCACCAGCGGTCGCGGCAGTGCCAGCAGTCACGCCCGCAGCTGCTGTGCCGGCCGGTGCAGCGCCTGCGCTGCCTGCCGCAGTCAAGCCGGCACAGGCAGCGCGTGCCGTTCAAGGCCCCACGCCCATCTTTGTGCTGAACTCCCTGGATGCATCCATCAGTGTGATCGATCCACAGACCTGGAAAGAGCAGTCGCGCATTCCCACGGGCAAGGAGCCTCATCACCTGTACCTGACGCCAGATGAGAAGTCGCTGGTGGTGGCCAATGCCCTGGGCGATTCGCTGACTCTGGTGGATCCGCGCACGGGTGCCGTGCAGCGCGTGATCCGCGACATCGTGGACCCGTACCATCTGCGCTTTTCGCCGGACATGAAATGGTTCGTCACGGCTGCCAACCGACTCAACCACATCGATTTTTACCGCTGGGATGCGGCCACGCAGACGCCGACGCTGGTCAAGCGGGTCTCCACGGGCAAGACGCCCAGCCATCTGTTCATCGACGCGCAGAGCAAGACGCTTTACTCCACCATGCAGGACAGCGATGCCCTGGTGGCCATCGATATCGCCACCCAGACCATCAAGGCTCGTGTGCCCACGGGCCCCATGCCTGCGGACGTCTACGGCAGCCCTGACGGCAAGAAGCTGTTTGTCGGCCTGACGGGCGGCGAAGGCGTCGAGGTGTTTGACATCACGGCTCCTGAGCCACGCAGCCTGGGTCAGATCAAGACGGCAGCCGGAGCGCATGCCTTCCGCGCTGCCGGCGATGATCGCCATCTGTACGTGAGCAATCGCGTGGCCAATACCATCAGCAAGATCGATATGCTCAGCAGCCAGGTCGTGGCCAACTACCCGGCACCGGGCGGCCCGGACTGCATGGATGTCTCGGCCGACGGCCGCTACATCTTTGTGGCTTCGCGCTGGGCGCGCAAGCTGTCGGTGATCGACACGGTGGAGAAGAAGGTAGTCAATCAGGTCAATGTGGGCAAGTCGCCCCACGGGGTCTGGACGCTGTCCCACGCCGCGCGCTAA
- the glnL gene encoding nitrogen regulation protein NR(II) has protein sequence MSSTAAPLPDISRPDPDQANANGYQSLDWLCTLIAVLDEYGMVRFVNAALENALGQSRRIMVGSDFATCFAEPALLDKALSGARSNDFAALRFEASLLRLGQEPLPIHAAVSLAEKAGHVMVEMWPLEQQARQDREERIREQALANKELIRNLAHEIKNPLGGIRGAAQLLQMDLVTPELLEYTTVIIHEADRLQALVDRLLAPHRHPHEVGDVNIHEVCERVRSLVLVEHPQGLKITRDYDISIPEFRGDSAQLIQALLNIVQNAAQALGRRIAEGDAEIILRTRVARQVTLGRERYRLALELHVIDNGSGVPDAIKERIFYPLVSGRDGGSGLGLTLAQTFVQRHHGLIECESQPGRTDFRILIPLP, from the coding sequence ATGAGTTCCACTGCAGCCCCGCTTCCCGATATCTCCAGGCCTGATCCGGATCAGGCCAATGCTAACGGCTACCAGTCGCTGGACTGGCTTTGCACCTTGATTGCCGTGCTTGACGAGTACGGCATGGTGCGCTTTGTCAATGCGGCGCTGGAAAACGCCCTGGGCCAGTCGCGCCGCATCATGGTGGGCAGCGACTTCGCCACCTGCTTTGCCGAGCCTGCCTTGCTGGACAAGGCGCTCAGTGGCGCGCGTTCCAACGACTTTGCGGCGCTGCGCTTCGAGGCCAGCTTGCTGCGCCTGGGGCAGGAGCCCCTGCCGATTCACGCGGCTGTTTCGCTGGCCGAGAAGGCCGGCCATGTCATGGTGGAGATGTGGCCGCTGGAACAGCAGGCTCGTCAGGATCGCGAGGAACGCATCCGAGAGCAGGCGCTGGCGAACAAGGAGCTGATTCGCAATCTGGCGCACGAGATCAAGAATCCGCTGGGCGGCATTCGCGGCGCAGCCCAGCTGCTGCAGATGGATCTGGTCACGCCAGAGTTGCTGGAATACACCACGGTCATCATTCACGAGGCCGATCGCCTGCAGGCGCTGGTGGACAGGTTGCTGGCCCCACATCGCCACCCGCATGAGGTGGGCGACGTCAATATTCACGAGGTCTGCGAGCGCGTGCGCTCACTGGTGCTGGTCGAGCACCCCCAGGGGCTCAAGATCACGCGTGACTATGACATCTCCATCCCCGAGTTCAGAGGCGACAGCGCACAGCTGATACAGGCCCTGCTCAATATCGTTCAGAACGCGGCCCAGGCGCTGGGGCGGCGCATTGCAGAGGGCGATGCCGAGATCATTCTGAGGACGCGTGTGGCCAGACAGGTCACTCTGGGGCGCGAGCGCTACAGATTGGCACTGGAATTGCATGTAATCGACAACGGGTCAGGCGTGCCAGATGCCATCAAGGAACGGATTTTCTATCCTTTGGTCTCGGGCAGAGACGGCGGATCCGGCCTGGGGCTAACGCTGGCTCAGACCTTTGTGCAGCGTCACCATGGCCTGATCGAATGCGAGAGCCAGCCGGGGAGGACGGATTTCCGAATCCTGATACCGCTGCCGTAA